cattctgtgattccatgattaGGAGCTAGGAATTCCAAcgtgttttattaaaaatgtcttctgatatgctttcctgtggcttttgattGTAACTTAGCCTCTGGCTTTTCATGTcttaaagccattttttttgGTCTGGATTGTGAGTTTAGGTTATTCTTTGTGTATTCCTCTTGTCCGATGATTTCTGTGTCTGCCTAGGAAACAAATAGCTGTTTGAGAGTGGTAATAAAATACACAGTTCATCTGCAGGTGCACAGCTGATGGATGCAATCAGAAATTTGGAACAAAATCAAATTTAAAGAAGCACATTGAGCGCAAGCATGAAaatcagcaaaagaaatatGTGGTGAGTAATTACCTTTGATACTGTAAAGCAGTGGCTAAGCAAGctcattttttgtgtttctagTGAAATAGTTCAActtattattaattatatttgtaCGAGTTCAAATACTGTGACTGGGATTTCAGCAAACACATGTGGACTAGGCTGTCGTTATTTGGCCTCTAACAATAACTTAATTTCCTAAATAGTGCGACTTTGAAGGCTGTAACAAGTCTTTCAGGAAACATCAACAACTTAAAGTTCATCAGTGTCACCACACCAATGAACCTCCCTTCAAGTAGGtggataatttttaataatgaacTTTTTAACAATTCCATTTAAACACTGTAGATGAAAACAGGTGCCTTTTCCCAACCTTTTCATTGatgtggcattttaaaaaaactggcATGAATTTGTCGTTGTGGCTGCAAGTACATTTCTTGTACTAGTCCTTTGCTCAGTAGTCTGTTCAGAGAAGCCGTCTTGGTGCACTGTAAGGTCAGCATTCAAGTCCAGACATTTTCTTAGGATTCATTAAAgcttcacaggaaaaataaaaaaaaaacccagagtttTGAGTTCACAGTCTGAAATACAGGCCTAAGCGCTGACATGGTAATGAAGAATGTAGCTACCTCTGTTTTCCAGTAAAAAGCAGTGGCTGGGCTACTGTTGAGGTAATACTTCAAAAAAGCTGAGGAGCTTGGAAACCAATCTGAGCAGCTGTGCATTGCGACTCCATTATTTATGTGAcacataataataaataatgtgacatataataataataatagattTGATGAAAGCAAAGTTTAGTCTTGTATTTCTTACAGGTGGAACGTGCTTTACAGGAGTGTTCCACTGAAGTGAAGTGCAGTAATATGGCTGGGTGACAGGCACAAAAATATCATCAGTGCTCTGTTACTGCTCTGACTGCTAGATCTGTGCAAGCCACTTAAACCTTCTACTTtatctctctgtctctcttttatGTTTGAAGATCCTGCTGTGTAGGGAGGATATGAGGCTTGATTCTTTAGCTAAAACTTAACTTGCTGTATACAGGGAAATCATACTATAGTTTTAACTCTCAAGGGGATCAGAGTCCTCTATTAGAAACGTATTACAGAATTTACGTTTacaaggggtggggggacacagaACAGATCTCTAGACAAGGTGAAACTTGGAATCTTTTGTCCACTTTAATAGTTCTtgacttaaagaaaaaataagcagatgtgaaagaaattaaaccagTGTACTTTATACCTAGATGTAATAATGAAGGATGTGGAAAGTACTTTTCTACTCCAAGTCGACTAAAGCGGCATGAGAAGATACATGAAGGTAATACAGTTCTGCTTCTTGCCTCAGTTATGTTTtagcaaaggagaaaggacttcTTCCAGTAGAGAGCATGCAGGGATGTGTGACAGACATGAAAATATTCTAGGCCTAGTGATCCggacagaaaaaacaagaacaCCATTTTGAATAGTCAAATGGGGAACAATTGCAAAGCATTACGTTGTTCAGTTACGCTGTACTTGTGGCAGGGTGAACAGAGCTCAGGATTCCTTCACTCATTTCTTCTGCTAATGTGCTTCCTTGTCAGTAATCCATCTTCTGGAGATGGGCTAATGGTTAAGGCACTAGCCTAGACCTCCAGAGGTTAGGATCAGTTGCCTGTTCTGCCACAGATTTACCTTGGCAAAACCACATAGGCTTGCATTTCTTAAAGTTACTAATGTACCTATGTGAAAGGTATTTAAGTGGAATCGTCAGGAGGTGGTCATGTATGTTTGAGCTAATCCTGCTATACTCCTATCCATTCTTTCAGTACAGTTGATAGTTAACCCGCTTTCCAGTGCGGagggggggaacaaaaaaaaaccccaaacccaagtGACTAGGAAGAGTATCCAAAATCTGCAATTTGTACTGTGTTCCTTTCTTAAGACAAGGACTTGTTCATAGTTGTTTGACCTTCCCAGTCCTGGGATTTAAATAGTTGACTTCCTGTGGTTCGTTTAAAAACTGTCCTCCCTGCTTGACAGAATGGTAGAGTCTATTCAGACTCAGGAATATTGCTGTATGGTCAAGATCTTATAATatgtaatacaaatatttatatagaaataatatattattacaGTTACTTTCATCTATTTGAGTGAAAGCGTATGGCTGGTGAGGAAGTAGTTTTACTGAAGCAAGGAGAGAGAGTTTTGTAAAATCATTTacgttggaaaagacttctggaggtcatctggtccagctGCCTGCTTAAGGCAGGGTcagctagaccaggttgctGAGGGATGCCTCCAGTGAAgtcttgaatgtttccaggggtaGGGATTCCACAACCTCTTTGGACAACTTCTGTCAGTGATACAAAGTTTCTTCCTTAAAGCTGTTAGGATTTTCTCATGTTCCAATTTGTTGCCTCTTGCCCCATCACCATGCAGTATGGGAGGAGAGCAGGAATACTGGCCTTTAATTTTCAACTCCTGAAAGCGGAGTTCTCCCTTGTAAAATTAGACTGTTTGCGAGAACCTTTGTGACTGTAACCATTTGCCCTGTCTAACAGGCTATGcatgcaagaaagaaaactgctCATATACTGGAAAAACTTGGACAGAGCTTCTGAAACATAATAAAGAAAGCCATACAGGTAAACTCCAAATGCTCTAGTAAATAGAACTTGACTTATGATACAAATAGGAAACAAACTGCTAATTTGAAGAGGAGTCCTTGCTCAACTCAGCTCATCAACTTGTCATTGTGTCTAGACAAACTTAACACTTCATTGGTAAAATGGCTGTCTCTCTGGCTAGACCTTTAACTGATGAAAATGATGCTCAGTATACTAACTTTGCTTTGTGATCCAGTTAACGAGAAATTGTGTAATGTAGGATTTTGGATCTGAATAATTCTATCCGCATTATCCTCTTCCAGTCTCTGAGTTCCTTGTTTCATGTGGATTTTAACACTGGTCTAGAGGACTACTAGGGTTTGATTTTGAACTGTAAGAAGCTGTTAATTTATACTCTGCCTGTCTCTCTCTCCCACTCAGAGCCGATAGTTTGCAATGAGTGtcacaaaacttttaaaaggaaagattacCTTAAGCAGCATCAAAAAACACATGCCGTGGAGAGGGAAGTCTGCCGATGTCCTAGAGAAGGATGTGGGAGAACTTACACAACTGTATTTAACCTTCAAAGCCATATCCTCTCTTTtcatgaagagaaaaaaccatTCTCTTGTGATTATCCAGGCTGTGGAAGAGTGTTTGCAATGAAGGTATGTATTCTTACGCTGCCCTAATCTGACTCACATAGTCTGAAATGATCAAcctaacttttttttgcttggtttttgtAACTATAGCAGAGCCTAGCAAGGCACGCAGTTGTACATGATcctgaaaagagaaagctgaaCTTGAAAGTAAGTTATACTCTTGAAAAAGTCCTCTCAACCATACCTTGTCACTTCAGAGAAGGGTAAACATTATGTATTTTAGAACGTGACTTCAAGCAGGAAAACAGGCCAGCTATCTACTTAATTTGGGACGTTCTTAATTTCTGAAGCTCCTTTAAATAATCAGTACTGGCCTATTCATTAACAacttcttcctccccaccccccggGAGTAGACCATAGATATGTTAAGTTGCTGATTCTGGATTTATTTCTGCCAGGCAAAACGTTCTCGTCCCAAGAGGAGCTTGGCGTCTCGTCTGAGCGGCTACATTCCTCCTAAAACACAGCCAGGAAAGGATGTGGTTGTGACAGAAAGCAAGACAGTGGATAAACCCATGGAAAACGAAATACCAACTGTTGAAATTCTGACTCTGCAGTAAAGGTTAACTGAGACAACTTTCTTCATGGAATGACCACCACAAAGCTCAGCAGTAACTTTATTAAGTTCAtagtcctttttttaaataaaaaattattgtttacATCTCTTTATAAAGTCACTGATGCAACTCGCTTGACTTCAGATcttcattttcatctttctttactgtactgtttttctgtttttctgtcttctggtATGCTTTCAACTCTTTGTCAGACATATGTCTCAAAATACAGGTACTCACTCCTTCTCTAGTAACTTTTGGCTTGGAAAGATAAGTGGCTTTCTCAGAGACGGTCTCCAAAATCTGATCAAAAATCATGaactgaaaaggagaaagatagGGACTAAATGCACAAACACAGgtagaaaaacatttcaggcTGTTCTGTAATGACTCTATCTCCTGTTGTGGTGTATCAGCTGAAATGAGCTAGCTGCTTGTCCTGGTTTAAGCAGATCAGTTTGTCCTCTCCTAACCATTTGCTCTTATAATCGCTCTGGTGACTTTCCTAAAACTGCTTAAGCCATTTCCTAGCCCTCAGGTTGAACTCCTGACTCACCCTGTTACGCTGTTTAAAGATGTCCACGAGAGTGATTACAACTGCACCTGActcctccccaccctcctcTTCTACTACATTTGGGCATATTATTAGGGGGCTCTCCTCTTAAGGGGCAGTATTGTTCTAACATTAGCAGAAAGTGGTAGTATTGAACTGAGTGATACAGTGCCTTCATGTAATAAGCTGAACTCTTAAACTCTTAattaagcttttaaatttaagcACAACCTAAACCTGGACTGTGTCATGAAGAGTTCTCCCCTCCCACATCCAGTTCCTCCTGCTACCCTTTCCGTATGAATTCAACTTCCTGTAAAAAGTTCTGTTGTGTTTGGATGGAGTAATACCATGCTCTTCTCCAGCAACTTAGAGAGACTTATTACGGAAACCTAATTCACatgttaaaagggaaaaaaattcttacatGGAATTTTTATACAAAAAAGCCATTTGTGCAAATGACAATGAAGACAAGTCTCAAGGCCCTACAATTATATGAGTAAGTTGCCACCAGCTCCCTAACATCTTTATAGATGTTTACTTTCCCAGTCTTGGAACATCATTCCAGTAGTTTTCCACACAGCAGTGGAACCTTGGTCATAGTTGCATAAATGCGTCTTCAGAAGAACAGTTAGGTTATTGAAATAAtccaactaaaataaaacagaatttttttaaacctcagtGTTAAGCTTTTCAGTGGGTGAGCTGGATTAAGGCATAGGCAGGAAAATTTAACCAACCCAGTTAATAAGGTGCTGGAAGGGAGTAGGAACTGCTTAGACTCTGCTGTCAAAGCCAGTGTTACAACTGCACTCTTAAGAAAGCATGGTATTTGAATTGTCTCTGTGGGGCTGTTTTTCTAGAACCGCAGTGTTTGAACAGATGCAGCTCAAGGTGGGGAACCATTACTTTCATAGGATGCAGACCTTTGTGTATTTTATCAGTGcatgatatattaaaaaaaaaaaaaaagtactgcatAGGGGAAGTTAATACAAGCATATCTACTTCATGGCATTGATTGGGCCCGTTTTCGGGAGTGCACTTACCATGTCTGTATTGCCATCTTTTGCTTGCCGGATGGTAACTTTAACATGGTATTTCTTTTCAATCCATTGTGCTATCTGTTTAGTCTTGGTCTCTAAGTCGTTCTTGGCAATAGCTGAAGAAAAGGATAACTCCTTCTGAACCATCCCTGTTCAAAACAGAACTAAAACTGTGTTGGCTTAATATCTGACCAACCTGTATTAGTTGCTCATACACGGAGCGTCCCAATCTCATTGTCTCAGCACACACCATTCTCACCTTAGAAGGTGGCTACTTGGTATCACACTCACTGCCACAACTGGGAGACTGAGCGCATATTTGAGACACACAGGGAAGTCTCTTCAGGGTCAGAAGGCctaaggtatttttattttaattacaattttattcATACTATCCACAATGCAGGTTTAACAAAGATAAACAGGTAAGCGTTGGAATTGAAGACTGAGTGTGCAAATTCCCACGTTCTGCACATAGCGTAGCTGATTGTAAAAGCTTTGAAGTTAGACATCCCTTCatcttgaggccattttcttaAATGGTGAAGTGCAATATTCAACTGGAAGTATGAAgccttttaatatatttgaacAGTTTATGGTCTCTTCCTCCTTAAAGATTCTCTAAAGTAGTTACCATTTCAATAATCTTTGTAGTTTCTTGAACAGAAAAACTCACTACCACAACAGTGTTCTCTAAAATCAGAGCTCTACCCAAGGCACAGATACCTTCATTAACCTGAGGATAAGAAAAGAGACTACAAGGTCAGATACCTTTTCCTGAAAGCTCTTTGCCAAACTAAGTTTGTTAAACTGCTGGGGCAGGCTgacttaagggaaaaaaaaaaacactgaaaagtgaTCAATATTGAAAAAGTTGTTCTCTTACTCTGCACAAGAAAGGGCTCCACACTTTGTCTTCCTAGCAGCAACCTAGGAACAACTACTGGTGACAAAATTGGTGGCTTTGGCGCTGGGTTTGTAAAAATTGCCTGTCACTTTATGCTTTAGTAAAAGAACATAAGTTCAGTGAGTCTTACGGAACCAGAGTCTAGTTATACtgacttaaataaaaatagattaaaaaaacccaacaaactagCAGATGCCAAAATAGTAAATCCTGAGAAGGTAATGGAAGGCTTCTCTGTGGAAGACTAGACTAATCCAAAATTTTACTTCCACTACTGCAAATCCCTAATAGTGCAGACTGCAGTGACATTGCTTTGGATTTACACAAATGCAAGTAAGAGGATTTCATCTGCTGAAACCACTTTTAGTACAGCATTTTTCAAAGTGCACAGTGTTGTACTGTCCACAATATACATACCTGCTTTTGgacttgcttttttcttctctgcacgTTTAAGCTGTTCTTCATGAATCTGCTGCCCAGTCATTAGTCTGTATACAGGAGGTTCTACATTCTCACGAAGGAGAACTAGTTTCAGGTCATGTTGATCCATAAGTTTGAGTGCCTCTGCTCGGTGCATATTTCCTAAGCTCTCCCCATCCTGGTTGATAATGTGCAAAATCCGATGGGGAATTCTTCGCCCAATGCTTccaaatgctttcctttttggttCTGTGTGAGATTTTTCAGCTGTACAAAATGGTTGAGTAAGTCCAAACACAGTTGACTTTCTAGGGTCAGGTACTGCTATccagaagggagaaaagaccCTCTTCTGTGGTGTTTGGGTCAGAAGAGTACTGAAGAATCTTTTTGCGTATCTATTCTCATTTCTGGTGGCTTGACATAAAAGTTTCATCACGCAAAAGGTAGTCATTCTGAGgaagcaggaaagaagaaaaaacaagttaCCCCCATCAGTCACATTCTTCTAGTTACACTAGTAAGACTTGACTCCAGTTTAGTAAAACCTAGTCCTTAAAACTA
The Phalacrocorax aristotelis chromosome 1, bGulAri2.1, whole genome shotgun sequence DNA segment above includes these coding regions:
- the GTF3A gene encoding transcription factor IIIA isoform X1, which translates into the protein MAGERAAGSAQEGGGSGGGSALPARPFICSFPDCDATFNKAWRLDAHLCRHTGERPYVCDYEGCGKGFTRDFHRARHLLTHTGEKPFECTADGCNQKFGTKSNLKKHIERKHENQQKKYVCDFEGCNKSFRKHQQLKVHQCHHTNEPPFKCNNEGCGKYFSTPSRLKRHEKIHEGYACKKENCSYTGKTWTELLKHNKESHTEPIVCNECHKTFKRKDYLKQHQKTHAVEREVCRCPREGCGRTYTTVFNLQSHILSFHEEKKPFSCDYPGCGRVFAMKSLARHAVVHDPEKRKLNLKAKRSRPKRSLASRLSGYIPPKTQPGKDVVVTESKTVDKPMENEIPTVEILTLQ
- the GTF3A gene encoding transcription factor IIIA isoform X2, producing MAGERAAGSAQEGGGSGGGSALPARPFICSFPDCDATFNKAWRLDAHLCRHTGERPYVCDYEGCGKGFTRDFHRARHLLTHTGEKPFECTADGCNQKFGTKSNLKKHIERKHENQQKKYVCDFEGCNKSFRKHQQLKVHQCHHTNEPPFKCNNEGCGKYFSTPSRLKRHEKIHEGYACKKENCSYTGKTWTELLKHNKESHTEPIVCNECHKTFKRKDYLKQHQKTHAVEREVCRCPREGCGRTYTTVFNLQSHILSFHEEKKPFSCDYPGCGRVFAMKQSLARHAVVHDPEKRKLNLKAKRSRPKRSLASRLSGYIPPKTQPGKDVVVTESKTVDKPMENEIPTVEILTLQ
- the MTIF3 gene encoding translation initiation factor IF-3, mitochondrial isoform X2, giving the protein MTTFCVMKLLCQATRNENRYAKRFFSTLLTQTPQKRVFSPFWIAVPDPRKSTVFGLTQPFCTAEKSHTEPKRKAFGSIGRRIPHRILHIINQDGESLGNMHRAEALKLMDQHDLKLVLLRENVEPPVYRLMTGQQIHEEQLKRAEKKKASPKAAIAKNDLETKTKQIAQWIEKKYHVKVTIRQAKDGNTDMFMIFDQILETVSEKATYLSKPKVTREGVSTCILRHMSDKELKAYQKTEKQKNSTVKKDENEDLKSSELHQ
- the MTIF3 gene encoding translation initiation factor IF-3, mitochondrial isoform X1 — its product is MTTFCVMKLLCQATRNENRYAKRFFSTLLTQTPQKRVFSPFWIAVPDPRKSTVFGLTQPFCTAEKSHTEPKRKAFGSIGRRIPHRILHIINQDGESLGNMHRAEALKLMDQHDLKLVLLRENVEPPVYRLMTGQQIHEEQLKRAEKKKASPKAGMVQKELSFSSAIAKNDLETKTKQIAQWIEKKYHVKVTIRQAKDGNTDMFMIFDQILETVSEKATYLSKPKVTREGVSTCILRHMSDKELKAYQKTEKQKNSTVKKDENEDLKSSELHQ